A portion of the Pomacea canaliculata isolate SZHN2017 linkage group LG13, ASM307304v1, whole genome shotgun sequence genome contains these proteins:
- the LOC112554472 gene encoding uncharacterized protein LOC112554472 produces MRKTGDIGNMPVSRGQVGGNNVTVLRDTGCSGVVIRKDLVLEGQFTGNSSRLRCCHGHSQDVPTADVEISSPYFSGQVNAVCLDNPPYDLIIGNIEGARAADDPDPEWEHTCAVMTRAQAAQEKVKTQALAVIPNVRMPDIDKEELIRMQRDDPTLDQCRKQVAKYTEDDEKIRFEEKGGVLYRIFRQRNFHNGQPVRQVLVPAPLRRSVMDVAHSSIMGGHLGVRKTLDKVTAAFYWPGISGDVTRFCQSCDACQKTVHKGKVAKVPLQKMPLMDVPFKRVAVDLIGEIKPASESGHRYILTLVDYATRYPEAVPLKKIDTETVAEALIGIFSRLGVPEEILSDLGPQFVSECMKEVSRLLSIRQITTTPYHPMCNGLVERFNGTLKAMLRKLCRDQPRQWDRYVNALLFAYREVTQEATGFSPFELLFGRTIRGPMHILKELWTKEVNEPEIRNSYQYVFELRERLEETLQLAMTELEKAQGKAKHFYDRKTKNRTFKPGDRVLVLLPSDHNKLLMHWKGPFAVRDVKGLNDYVVFIKGKEKVFHANLLKRYIERDPDRAAENITEIAIASIANGPPSLSNSASCQVATIMRDEDGCVEDGGEDLLELGDIHHGESVDNLVYGLNLSSQQRAELQELVRQHSCIFTDVPGKTNLIQHEIRLTSDVPVRCKPYPIPYATRESLKKDIEEMLRLGIIRESKSPYASPVVVVRKKDGSNRVCVDFRKLNKLTHLDPEPMPTPADLFRQLSGDRFFTKIDLSKGYWQVTIPEEDIQKTAFVTPDGVYEFLRMPFGMKNSGATLRRGLKKILDDLEGIVHYSDDILVHTQTWEGHLRVIRVLLDRIVENNLTARPSKCILGTDEVDFIGHRLKSGVKGVHEDNVKKVRDAPRPQNKKQLRSFLGLASFYREYMPHFAAVTAPLTDLLKKGQPNSLEWGEAQERAFVTVKTFLTSDPVLQLPDPSKMYVLSTDASDTGVGAVLMQEHEGKLFPVCYASRKLNGAERRYSTIEKECLAIVWAVRKFRLYLEGVRFTIRTDHNPLTYLNTARFENNRVMRWTLFLQNFDVHFDSVKGSDNVGADFLSRVGSKN; encoded by the coding sequence ATGAGAAAGACCGGCGACATTGGTAATATGCCGGTGTCACGCGGACAGGTGGGAGGTAACAACGTCACCGTGCTGAGGGACACTGGGTGTTCTGGAGTCGTCATCCGGAAAGACCTTGTGTTAGAAGGCCAGTTCACGGGTAACAGCTCGAGGCTCAGATGCTGCCACGGGCATAGTCAGGATGTGCCGACTGCTGATGTTGAAATATCATCGCCGTATTTCAGTGGCCAGGTGAATGCAGTATGCCTCGATAACCCGCCATATGATCTGATCATCGGCAACATTGAAGGCGCTAGAGCCGCTGATGACCCCGACCCAGAGTGGGAACACACATGTGCTGTAATGACTAGAGCACAGGCGGcccaagaaaaagtaaaaacccaaGCTTTAGCTGTCATACCGAACGTGAGAATGCCTGACATTGATAAAGAAGAACTCATTCGGATGCAGCGAGATGACCCGACACTGGATCAATGTCGCAAGCAGGTCGCCAAGTACACAGAAGATGACGAAAAGATCAGGTTTGAGGAGAAAGGAGGGGTGTTGTACCGCATATTCCGCCAGCGAAACTTCCATAATGGGCAGCCGGTCCGCCAAGTGCTAGTCCCAGCTCCCTTACGGCGGTCAGTGATGGACGTCGCACATTCATCCATCATGGGTGGTCATTTAGGTGTCAGGAAGACTTTGGACAAAGTCACTGCAGCCTTTTACTGGCCTGGCATCTCCGGGGATGTAACCCGCTTTTGCCAGTCTTGCGATGCCTGTCAGAAAACGGTGCATAAAGGCAAGGTGGCTAAAGTACCTTTACAGAAGATGCCGCTGATGGATGTGCCTTTTAAGCGGGTAGCGGTAGACCTCATAGGTGAGATTAAGCCTGCCAGCGAGTCAGGACATAGGTATATCCTGACGCTAGTTGACTACGCAACCAGGTACCCAGAAGCGGTCCCTCTGAAGAAGATCGATACTGAGACCGTCGCTGAAGCCTTGATTGGAATATTCAGCCGCCTGGGAGTGCCAGAAGAAATACTTAGCGATTTGGGACCGCAGTTTGTGTCTGAGTGCATGAAAGAGGTCTCCAGGCTCCTCAGCATTCGCCAGATTACCACCACCCCATACCACCCGATGTGTAATGGACTTGTCGAGAGATTCAACGGTACCCTTAAGGCCATGCTAAGAAAACTGTGCCGCGACCAGCCTAGACAGTGGGACCGATACGTCAACGCACTGCTGTTCGCTTATCGGGAGGTCACCCAAGAGGCTACGGGTTTTTCACCTTTTGAACTGTTATTTGGACGAACCATACGAGGTCCCATGCACATTTTGAAGGAGCTATGGACCAAGGAGGTCAACGAACCCGAAATTCGGAACAGCTATCAGTATGTATTCGAGCTGCGGGAAAGGTTGGAAGAAACCTTACAGCTAGCGATGACTGAACTAGAGAAGGCTCAAGGAAAGGCCAAGCATTTCTATGATCGGAAGACGAAGAACAGAACGTTCAAGCCTGGCGACAGAGTCCTAGTGTTACTACCCTCAGACCACAATAAACTGTTAATGCACTGGAAAGGTCCGTTTGCAGTGCGAGACGTCAAGGGTCTGAACGACTATGTCGTGTTtataaaaggaaaggagaaggtGTTCCACGCCAATCTGCTCAAGCGGTACATAGAGAGAGATCCAGATAGAGCGGCTGAAAACATTACCGAGATAGCAATCGCTTCGATTGCTAATGGGCCGCCAAGCTTGAGCAACTCGGCATCATGTCAAGTGGCCACCATCATGAGAGATGAAGATGGGTGTGTCGAGGACGGGGGTGAGGACCTCCTCGAACTGGGAGACATACACCATGGTGAGTCGGTGGACAACCTGGTTTACGGGCTCAATCTGTCCAGCCAACAACGGGCAGAGCTACAAGAACTAGTGAGACAACATAGCTGTATCTTTACGGACGTACCGGGAAAAACTAACCTCATCCAGCACGAGATACGATTAACGTCAGACGTCCCGGTCAGATGTAAGCCTTACCCGATACCATATGCTACCAGGGAGTCTTTGAAGAAGGATATCGAGGAAATGCTGCGTTTGGGAATTATTCGGGAGTCCAAGTCACCCTACGCGTCGCCAGTTGtggtagtgagaaagaaagatggaagcaaCAGGGTGTGCGTCGACTTCAGGAAACTTAATAAACTTACCCACTTGGACCCAGAGCCCATGCCGACGCCGGCTGATCTGTTCCGACAGCTGAGCGGTGACAGATTCTTTACGAAAATCGATTTGAGCAAGGGTTATTGGCAAGTGACCATACCCGAAGAGGACATCCAGAAAACAGCGTTCGTTACACCCGATGGTGTATACGAATTTTTGAGAATGCCGTTTGGAATGAAAAATTCAGGTGCAACATTGAGGAGGGGTTTAAAGAAGATATTAGACGACTTGGAGGGTATCGTGCACTACTCCGACGATATACTGGTTCACACTCAGACTTGGGAAGGTCATCTCCGCGTGATCCGCGTGCTGCTTGATCGCATCGTCGAGAACAACCTGACTGCCAGGCCTAGTAAGTGTATACTCGGCACTGATGAAGTAGACTTCATAGGGCATCGTCTTAAGAGCGGAGTGAAAGGAGTGCACGAGGACAATGTCAAGAAGGTGAGAGATGCACCAAGGCCACAAAATAAGAAGCAATTACGTTCCTTCCTTGGCCTGGCATCCTTTTATCGGGAGTATATGCCTCACTTCGCAGCCGTGACGGCACCTCTCACGGACCTTCtaaagaaaggacagccaaaTTCACTCGAGTGGGGTGAAGCGCAAGAGCGGGCATTTGTTACCGTCAAAACATTCCTGACCAGTGACCCGGTGCTGCAGCTCCCAGATCCTTCTAAGATGTACGTTTTAAGCACAGATGCATCAGATACAGGGGTTGGGGCGGTTCTGATGCAGGAACACGAAGGGAAGTTATTCCCTGTCTGCTACGCAAGCAGAAAGTTGAATGGGGCCGAGAGAAGATACTCTACTATCGAAAAGGAGTGTTTAGCCATCGTGTGGGCGGTGAGGAAATTCCGGTTATACCTAGAAGGAGTTAGGTTTACCATACGGACAGACCACAACCCTCTCACCTATTTGAACACTGCACGATTTGAGAACAATAGGGTGATGAGGTGGACCCTGTTTTTGCAGAATTTTGACGTGCATTTTGACTCTGTAAAGGGATCGGACAATGTTGGTGCTGATTTCTTGAGCCGGGTTGGCTCAaagaactga